In the genome of Aptenodytes patagonicus chromosome 18, bAptPat1.pri.cur, whole genome shotgun sequence, one region contains:
- the LOC143168697 gene encoding ectonucleoside triphosphate diphosphohydrolase 2-like: MSCRELLPPWLVIVAGLTGIMLLCVSTKDVPITPPRTKYGIVLDAGPSHTILFIYQWTTTKANKTGVIRECSSCSVQGPGVSSYSDSPQKVGKSLEPCLNWAQKEIPAEQHSQTPLYLGATASMRQLNLTHPTLSGGLLAALTVALKSSPFDFQGAQILSSPDEEAFNWVAVNYVLENFFKYDWRGQLVPSRKGMAGVLSVGGTSAQLTSKVEEGNQAPKEGVRLQLYGQTHNVYTHHCPCHGTDQLRSRLLSMLIQDQRSAKTVSNPCWPLTYSREVRWQSVHAGPCAVSDDTSDIPGPEEVFNITGSSNPTTCMRLVQSLLNSSSSCSFFKHSLSSIFKPLRTRFLVISEAMDFMRETVPSPDLGQAVNRLCGMSVKELVKESQTSLDTLADYCIVSAFIFHLSTKGYTFDFDRSVWTAFQKKMGNTSSGWTLGYLLSLTNSIPQDSPSFLKGIEPGVWSLLLILFVVLLTGSFMRISYRVMVKENSFSNRNSSVFDDY, translated from the exons ATGTCTTGTCGTGAACTCCTTCCCCCCTGGCTGGTGATCGTAGCGGGACTGACGGGCATCATGCTCCTTTGTGTCTCCACTAAAGATGTGCCCATCACCCCTCCCAGGACCAAG TACGGCATTGTTCTGGATGCTGGCCCATCCCACACCATCCTGTTCATCTACCAGTGGACCACCACCAAGGCAAACAAGACCGGGGTGATCAGGGAATGTAGTTCCTGTTCTGTACAAG GTCCGGGAGTCTCCAGCTACTCAGATTCTCCTCAGAAAGTAGGGAAGAGCTTGGAGCCATGTTTGAACTGGGCCCAGAAAGAgatcccagcagagcagcacagccaAACCCCCCTCTACCTGGGAGCAACCGCCAGCATGAGGCAGCTGAA cCTCACCCATCCCACCCTCTCTGGCGGTCTCCTTGCAGCCCTGACTGTGGCCCTGAAGTCATCCCCCTTTGACTTTCAGGGAGCACAAATCCTGTCCAGTCCAGACGAGGAAGCATTCAATTGGGTTGCTGTTAATTATGTCCTGGAGAACTTCTTCAAG TACGACTGGCGAGGGCAGTTGGTCCCCTCCAGGAAGGGGATGGCAGGAGTCCTATCTGTGGGAGGAACCTCAGCACAGCTCACTTCCAAGGTGGAAGAAGGGAACCAGGCACCAAAAGAGGGAGTGAGGCTGCAGCTGTATGGACAGACGCACAACGTGTACACTCATCACTGCCCCTGCCACGGCACAGACCAGCTCCGCAGCAGGCTGCTGTCTATGCTCATTCAA GATCAGAGAAGTGCTAAAACTGTGTCTAATCCCTGCTGGCCCCTCACCTACTCCCGGGAAGTGCGGTGGCAATCAGTGCATGCTGGGCCTTGTGCTGTCAGTGATGACACATCAGACATCCCCGGCCCTGAGGAGGTCTTCAACATCACCGGCTCCAGCAATCCCACCACCTGCATGAGACTTGTGCAAAGTCTGCTCaactcttcctcttcctgcagcttCTTCAAGCATTCCCTCAGCAGTATTTTCAAGCCCCTCCGGACCAGGTTTCTG GTGATTTCTGAGGCCATGGACTTCATGAGAGAAACTGTACCCTCTCCCGACTTGGGTCAGGCAGTCAACAGGCTTTGTGGGATGTCCGTCAAAGAG CTGGTCAAGGAGTCCCAAACAAGCCTGGATACACTTGCTGATTACTGCATTGTGTCTGCCTTCATCTTTCATCTCAGTACAAAGGGATACACGTTTGACTTTGACAGGTCTGTCTGGACTGCATTCCAGAAGAAG ATGGGCAATACATCATCTGGCTGGACTCTTGGCTACCTGCTGAGTCTGACCAACAGCATCCCCCAGGACAGCCCAAGCTTCCTCAAGGGGATTGAACCAGGGGTCTGGTCTTTGCTCCTTATCCTCTTTGTCGTGCTGCTCACTGGCTCTTTCATGCGCATCTCATACCGAGTGATGGTCAAGGAAAACAGCTTCAGTAACAGGAACAGCAGTGTTTTTGATGACTACTGA